The genomic stretch ATGCATGTCTAATGTGGTCCTTAGTGACTTTAACATACATATTATAATGAACACATGTCCTGCCACTGGTTGTCCTGCAGTCTTATCCTGTGGATGCTTATGTAGAAGCTCCATGGAATTCAATGGATTGCAACCCTGATAAAGTAACGACTCCACATACTCAGATGCTGGCTGGATATAATTTTGAGAACTGGCTCAATAAAGGGTTTAGCTATTCAGCTTTAGCGCTGCCAATTCCTGTGCTGTTCCCTACTATTGTGAAAGGCAGATGGGGGATTAGAGGGGTCAGCAGAAGTAGCCGTATCCAAATGGGGGATTTCATTCACAAGCTCTGTGCAATTGTGTGCTGTTCCAACATATCACCAGTTTGCAAATAGCTACATTTTGCAAGTGGCAACTCAGACAGGAAGCAAACAAGTGCTGATGAACTTGAGCCAGAATGCCATGCTGTAATGCCAAGAAGAAATGTTCCCTGATGTTGGTGACAACATCAGGGAACCAATACTTGCTTGTAGCAACTTACAAGCAACAAGAGCTTGTAGCAAACTGTAACATGCTAAAACAGCCTTAAACTTGGGGCACCTGTTTACTTGACAAGCTGCCATCACCCTGTGCTCAGTGATTTTGCTAGGGAAGGGCACCAGCACTAAAAGTGGATTCAACTAAGGACACTTGACTTTCCTGAGGTTTCACACTATTACTGTGTTTTTACAGGGATGGGTCTCTTGTCATGGAAGGAGCCTTCTCCACGCTCCAAATTCCCTCCCCAGGCATATTACCAACCTGGACCTGTCCTTTAACTCCTTGGTGATGCCCAGAAATGGAACCTTTCTGAGAAGTTATCCTTCTTTGCGCTTCCTCAACCTCTCCAGCAATCCCATCCCGACTCTCTATCCAGCATTCTTTTGGAACCTCAGAGTTCTCTACCTGTTAGATTTAAGCAGCTGTGGCATTTCCGACATTCATCCAAAGAGTTTCCTGGGCTTGCAAAAACTTCATATACTGCTTCTGAAAAACAACAAGCTTCATTCTCTCGACCCCTCAGTGTTCCTTGGGTCTGGGTCCCTTGTCCATCTGGATTTGCGAAATAATGAGCTGACAAGTGCTGCTGAACTTGTGGAGTTACTTGGGCAAAGAATCCACCATGTCCAACTTCAGGGGAACCCCTCAATGTCCAGTGATTCCATAACTCCTGACCAAGAAGGACTACAACAAAGGGAAGGTGAGGCAAGGAACACTAAATGGACTATCCCGTGCAGGGCAGCCAAAAGCGCTGAACACTATTTAATCAGTATAAAAAGAAAATAAGgtcatttatatttttttaaccaCAGCCTCTTGGTAACTCTAAGATGAACTGAACCAGATAAATTAGGTTGCAGCCGAATCCTATGGGCTTTTTTTGACAGTGTACCTCCTGATacgctgttgtaaaaggcccagtgatggtgcaaacattgtgaTGCTTTCAAGCCATTCTGAGCCACTGTTGACCTGTTCCACTGTTCCACATGCCTGCTGCCATGAAGTCTGGGCAGTGTCAACCCCATTAAGTCAGAGGTAGAAGCATGTtgtgggtggagagggagaggtTTGAGGGAGTTTCAAGGCCAGGAAGTGGGAGAACAGGGGGCAATTTAGGAGAGGGAGTGGATCCCATTGGCAGCGACATGTGTGGGATGCTATTCTGTCTTTCCCAGTCTGTCTTGCCCTTTTCCTCTCTTGGACTTGCAtaagctacatagctggtgtgagTCCAAGGAGATGCGTAGGTGACCAggaggcctacccagaggtaagtaaaatatttagtTTTCCATTCACCCtcccccatagcatacagtgcatgctttgttggcatgactgcatgctatagcatggcaggggataggattgggctgttggctaAAGGAATGCATTGAAGGGCTTATCTTTGTGCATATCCCTGCATATGttagtgtgtgtgtatgcacatgcGTGCATATGAGTTGGACTTTCCATAATGCTATGATTCCCTGAGTGTTACAGATATTCCAACTCAGGGGttacaaactcatttcattcagcatgctgaatagcatttgtggtgcctgctgagggatggaaagGATGTCATTagactggaagtgaagtcattaagcaggtgataaccagaaataagcactttgttctcacgttcGAACatattagctacaaatgacagaagagaaaatatgcaaatcttgatcatattttcaagatatcagGGAGCCCATTTATCAtgcaagctgccctttcagcagccccTCTtcagctgaggtgtcacttcacagctcagcaactgagaggtgttctgcaaagtgacaccttagcagaagcaatgctgttgaaagggtggcccacatgataactgggctctcccagctcctcagcttctcttggtctgcctcttacTGTTCCTTACCTCTTTCCAACACTGAAAGGGAAGCACTGGGAAATTGTAATTATCAAacaggcagccctttcagcagttggttagagatgtaaacgttactgagccattggggaacagtgatcatgctgcgatccgttttgacgtgcacgttgggggaagaataccaggcaaatctctaacaaaaacccttgacttccgacgggcggacttccctcaaatgaggaggctggttagaaggaggttgaaagggagggtaaaaagagtccaatctctccagagtgcatggaggctgcttaaaaccacagtaatagaggtccagcggaagtgtataccgcaaaggaagaagggctccactaaatccaggagggtgcccgcatggctaaccagccaagttagagaggctgtgaagggcaaggaagcttccttccgtaaatggaagtcttgccctaatgaagagaataaaaaggaacataaactgtggcaaaagaaatgtaagaaggtgatactggaggccaagcgagactatgaggaacgcatggccagcaacattaaggggaataataaaagcttcttcaaatatgttagaagcaggaaacccaccagagaagcggttggccttctggatggtgagggagggaaaggggagataaaaggagacttagagatggcagagaaattaaatgagttctttgcatctgtcttcacggcagaagaccttgggcagataccgctgcccgaacggcccctcctgaccgaggagttaagtcagatagaggttaaaagagaagatgtttcagacctcattgataaattaaagatcaataagtcaccgggccctgatggcatccacccaagagttattaaggaattgaagaatgaagttgcagacctcttgactaaggtatgcaacttgtccctcaaaacggccatggtgccagaagattggaggatagcaaatgtcacgcctatttttaaaaagggaaagaggggggacccgggaaactataggccggtcagcctaacatccatgccgggtaagatggtggaatgcctcatcaaagataggatctcaaaacacatagacgaacaggccttgctgagggagagtcagcatggcttctgtaagggtaagtcttgcctcacgaaccttatagaattctttgaaaaggtcaacaggcatgtggatgcgggagaacccgtggacattatatatctggactttcagaaggcgtttgacacggtccctcaccaaagattactgaaaaaactccacagtcagggaattagaggacaggtcctctcgtggattgagaactggttggaggccaggaagcagagagtgggtgtcaatgggcaattttcacaatggagagaggtgaaaagtggtgtgccccaaggatctgtcctgggaccggtgcttttcaacctcttcataaatgacctggagacagggttgagcagtgaagtggctaagtttgcagacgacaccaaacttttccgagtggtgaagaccagaagtgattgtgaggagctccagaaggatctctccagactggcagaatgggcagcaaaatggcagatgcgcttcaatgtcagtaagtgtaaagtcatgcacattggggcaaaaaatcaaaactttagatataggctgatgggttgtgagctgtctgtaacaaatcaggagagagatcttggggtggtggtggacaggtcgatgaaagtgtcgacccaatgtgcggcggcagtgaagaaggccaattctatgcttgggatcattaggaagggtattgagaacaaaatggctagtattataatgccgttgtacaaatcgatggtaaggccacacctggagtattgtgtccagttctggtcaccgcatctcaaaaaagacataatggaaatggaaaaggtgcaaaagagagcgactaagttgattacggggctggggcaccttccttatgaggaaaggctacggtgtttgggcctcttcagcctagaaaagagacgcctgaggggggacatgattgagacatacaaaattatgcaggggatggacagagtggatagggagatgctctttacactctcacataataccagaaccagaggacatccactaaaattgagtgttgggcgggttaggacagacaaaagaaaatatttctttactcagcgtgtggtcggtctgtggaactccttgccacaggatgtggtgatggcatctagcctggacgcctttaaaaggggattggacaagtttcaggaggaaaaatccattatggggtacaagccatgatgtgtatgcacaacctcctgattttagaaatgggttatgtcagaatgccagatgcaagggagggcaccaggatgaggtctcttgttatctggtgtgctccctggggcatttggtgggccactgtgagatacaggaagctggactagatgggcctatggcctgatccagtggggctgttcttatgttcttatggtggtggTGCTAGGGGGCTGGGCTGGAGAAAGAGCTTCTACGGGCtatatctggcccatgggccttacgcTTGACATCCATGGTGCAACCTGTTAACATTTAAATGATTCTTCAGTCTGAATGTGCTGTACATTCTTATTGCAGCTGCTTTATGATAGGCTTGGTGAGCTTCCTTAGTTTCCTAACATTAAATAATACACCTGCAAAACACAcaagggttgcaatcctatactatAAATGCTTATGTGTGAAGatatcccattgaactcaatgtgacttacttccaagtggaTATGTATAGGGCTGGGTTGAAGGCCAGATTCATAAGCCATAGGGCAGAAAAGATGCAGGAAGAAAAAGTGCTCTTTCTCATTACATTAAATGTGACTTTTACTTTAAAAGTCACACTGGATCCAATTTGGGGCTACATCCGCCACACCCCCATCAGCCAAAACCTTTTGTAAGGGAGTATAGATTTGCTGCATGAAATAGCCTCTGATGTTTTCCTCCCTTCTTGAAAATCAGCTGGAGATCTTTGCTGCAGTACATCAGTAGGTAGCTGGCAGAAACCTTGACATTAAAAACAAGTTGAaaagaatcgggggggggggggagtctgttGCACTCTGGGAGCATTGCTGTAATGGAGTGGGCGAGTATCCCCCTTCCCTCACCTTGACGGAAGGGAAGTAGCAAGGAAGCAGCAGGAAAGTATGTGcactgattaattaattaataataataataattaataataataataataaaaccaaaCACACTGTTAAGAAGGATGCAAAATAGTCCCAGTACAGTGGAGAAACTTCAGACCTTAGAGGCATTCATGGTACAAACACTGTACAATAGGGGTTCATCATGACACACTTTCAATCCCAatgcaaatagcattcatgagtgCAATAGCTTTGCTTGAAAGGGAAGCAGTTTTCAGCTGTCACGCcatccagtggtgtcgctagggggtgagGGGAGTGCCGGCTGCACCATGTGACGCTCGgcgggagggtgacaccactactggccaaaataattaaaatcacggtttttaggaataacaccatcatgttatatatcaatcaatgcgtaatttcatgcagaatgcaatgaaacaaaccacattgaaataactCTGTTCTACGAGTTTCGTAtgaaaagatatagccaaaaaaccagtgagagcAGAAAAATGATGCATCCCCATGCCCATCGACCAGGGCATTGCTCTGCCCACtggatgggaggaggtccatcatgctgTAGctgtggtccatcatgggggcggcatgctggtctcccacactgggtgacacaaatcttagtgatgccactgactcctTCTTGTGACTTGCTCGCTGGCAGAATGTATTTTCCACAACAGATGTGCCAAATCGAGGAGTGTCACCTGGAAAGCTCTTTCAAAGCATGAATCCAGTGGGTTTACAGGCAATTTCTGAAGGGGAGGTGGGTGATATTTTGTATCTGTTGCATTGTATTTGTAAGATAGTGAGGGTGGTGACCTctagaatggaattgggatgggGCCAAAAGGAAATCTGGAGATTGTTGGGGTGCCTCCCAGAtgccctaacccccccccccgacttgccctggagcaggcaccccatgcccaaggtggggaggcttccctgcccttgaggggggcaaagaaggttgactcaccccaaccagacagaggaggCTGACAGGGCAAACaaagaacacagaaggaaacaagccaggaacaggaaaggccttttctgccccacctggaggaaggggaggggccaaaagggggcgggcttgctccataaaacagggaagccagggatgagaggcaggcagtgtgaagcatgGAGCTGTGAGGTGGATAGCTCctaagccaggtgtggcagctctgctaaagaggaggacaagggtgcagggacccctctcccctccagccaatatgaggcctccctgggggtggaacaagcctgctccaggcccctccaggggtgggcccctacagaGATCTATTGAGTGGGAATGGATGCTAACTACATTTGTGTGTCCTAGATAAGCAGGTCCTCTTCGAATCACTCCCAGAACTTCAGGCTCAAAAGATCAGAACTCTGAACTATCAGGAGCTGAGCCACAGAAGAAAACTTAGGGCTCCAGGAGATGTGACTTTCACTCCAGCCAGTTTTGCACCACTTGAAAATGAAAGTAAGTGAATCAAGATGTAGGGCTTCAATTCACACATCCACACATGAATAATAGCATCCCAGTCCTACAATTCTCCCATTTGGCACTTTGTTTTCTGCCACTAAGCCCCTGAGCAGTTGCTTCTAGGTACTCCCTTAACTGAACTTTCTGTGAGGATGAAGGAAAGTCCTGATTACTACAAGTTTGAGTAGCCAATTCCTGCTCCAGGCTCTACTAATTCAGGTGAACTAGAAGGACTGGCAGTGTAGGCAGAGGTGCCGTTGTTCCAAAACAGCAGAGGTAGGTCTAAGCCTCAGTAAGAAGAAATCCTTTTGCATGGTATTTTTATAGTACTTTCTTTTACCAGCTGTAGTGGAAGGTGGATGGCAGAAGCTTGCAACCAGCACTGTCAGTCTGCCTTCCTGTTTCAACTGTAGGATCTGGCATttagacgggcagcccaatcctgaactcccgtGGTGCATGACTGTGACAGCACTGGAAATGGCTACCGCCACATCCACACACTTGGCATACATTTCTAGCTACTGTCTTCCCCAGAAATTAGTACTTAACaactttagggcgcaatcctaacccaccttctagcagtgacataagggcaatgcagctccaaggtaaggtaacaaacattccattactttgaggaggcctctgtgagtgccccccaactgcaggatgcagcacatgtccattggcacagctatgccagtgctggaaagtgggttaggatttgggccatactGTACTGAAATCTCTGTGACACAATAATCAGTTAGCAACTTCCTCAAAACCCCCCAACAAACAACTTACTCAACTCTCCAGCAAAGAAATTGCTTAGCTACTCTGATCTACTCTCATACCAAGGAGAATGTGaggctttgtttttctttaaattacTTCAGATGGGTTGACTCTGGAGTTTAGACTCTGTGAACTTTCTCCCAGGCTCTTTGTGCTGCATTTTGTGCAACATTTTCTGTTGCTTTAGTACAACCAAGATTAGATAACCTTGTAAAAGAGAAGGGGGAGCAGACAGAGCCCTCCTATAGCCCATGACTGTAGCCCATAAATGAAATGGGTTGCTGCACTTTGTGTAACTTCCAAAGTCATTCCAACCCAACTTTACCTGTCCCCTCATTTTTCTCCCAGAGTAGTCTGTACACTGCGATGTGCAACACACCTGACTCAAAATTCAAAGGAGTCATTGGCCACATGTCAATCATATTCAGGTCACTTTCCACTGTTCAGTCCACTCCACTGTAATGGATACCCCTTGCCAGGGAGACTGTTCCATTGATGGCTTCTGTGGCTGTATTGTTTTCTGGGCTGAGGGAACCAGCTCTGGGCTTAC from Tiliqua scincoides isolate rTilSci1 chromosome 4, rTilSci1.hap2, whole genome shotgun sequence encodes the following:
- the C4H1orf210 gene encoding type III endosome membrane protein TEMP — its product is MEDAWYIWVSSILWAWSVVSGHPCSIEKQGWVSCHGRSLLHAPNSLPRHITNLDLSFNSLVMPRNGTFLRSYPSLRFLNLSSNPIPTLYPAFFWNLRVLYLLDLSSCGISDIHPKSFLGLQKLHILLLKNNKLHSLDPSVFLGSGSLVHLDLRNNELTSAAELVELLGQRIHHVQLQGNPSMSSDSITPDQEGLQQREDKQVLFESLPELQAQKIRTLNYQELSHRRKLRAPGDVTFTPASFAPLENETFVFTPPPTKSGSSWPYFAAFVLLAIGISITIALVVKCKLHQRNRASYQHQRLPDSRSVGSSHAEEADVAYGRNQPISGPPGCHAEDDDGFIEDNYIDPNHGLQEVEVEVEQEEEEEEEVEELEPHFKL